The [Actinobacillus] rossii genome contains a region encoding:
- the moeB_2 gene encoding UBA/THIF-type NAD/FAD binding protein, whose product MAERIDNFEQRFGGIGRLYTPEGLARLRQAHVCVVGIGGVGSWAVEALARSGIGKITMIDMDDICVTNINRQIHALTGNIGKLKTEVMRDRITLINPECDVQIIDDFLSLDNLAEYLSGDYDYVIDAIDSVKTKAALIAYCKRNKIKVISVGGAGGQTDPTQIQIADLTKTIQDPLMSKVRSTLRKDYHFSQNPKRKFGVDCVFSTQPLIFPKMTEGCEISATMNCANGFGAATMVTATFGFFAVSRVIDKLLSK is encoded by the coding sequence ATGGCAGAACGTATTGATAATTTTGAACAACGATTTGGCGGCATTGGCCGCCTTTATACCCCTGAAGGTTTGGCACGATTACGTCAAGCGCATGTTTGTGTGGTTGGTATTGGTGGTGTAGGTTCTTGGGCGGTCGAAGCTTTAGCACGTTCAGGGATTGGTAAAATTACGATGATTGATATGGATGATATTTGCGTGACCAATATTAATCGTCAAATTCATGCCCTTACAGGCAATATCGGAAAACTTAAAACTGAAGTGATGCGTGATCGAATTACTTTAATCAATCCCGAATGCGATGTTCAAATTATTGATGATTTTCTCTCACTAGATAATCTTGCCGAATATTTAAGTGGTGACTACGATTATGTGATTGATGCCATTGATAGCGTAAAAACAAAAGCCGCCTTGATAGCCTATTGCAAGCGTAACAAAATCAAGGTAATTAGTGTCGGTGGTGCAGGTGGGCAAACTGATCCGACGCAAATCCAGATTGCGGATTTAACTAAAACAATTCAAGATCCTTTAATGTCAAAAGTGCGGTCAACTTTGCGCAAAGATTATCATTTTAGCCAAAACCCTAAACGAAAATTTGGCGTGGATTGTGTCTTTTCAACCCAACCTTTAATTTTTCCCAAAATGACTGAAGGCTGTGAAATCTCAGCGACAATGAATTGTGCTAATGGATTTGGTGCGGCGACGATGGTTACTGCAACTTTTGGTTTTTTTGCTGTATCAAGAGTGATAGATAAATTGTTGAGCAAATAA
- the mltA gene encoding murein transglycosylase A encodes MKRNLTFKAITLLVAFLLGACSADKTTTKERVSATNTQSEMMKLGAKYQGRSYSSSPFMSVSRIDNESGIVNQGDFLTQLANVRSYSGKITANFAQNYSRIQQWVASGADVNELTNFGIHPQIMSGMDGFQNVLMTGYYSPVIKVRGSKQGEFNQPIYAMPTNKRFSRAQIYAGALEGQGLELAYSNSMIDNFLLGVQGSGYVDYGNGHLQYLAYAGQNGFPYQAVGRLLVEDGEIPKEKMSVQAIRDWAARNPSRLQGLLERNPSYVFFKHDPSGKVKGAAGVPLVPMASVASDRNLVPLGSVLLVEVPQMDNAGNWTGEHKLHLMVALDVGGAVNQHHFDLYRGIGDQAGHISGLSKHYGRVWVLR; translated from the coding sequence ATGAAAAGAAATTTAACATTCAAAGCGATAACATTGCTTGTCGCTTTTCTATTGGGCGCGTGTTCAGCGGATAAAACAACAACGAAAGAGCGTGTATCCGCTACTAATACGCAATCAGAGATGATGAAACTGGGCGCAAAATATCAAGGTCGTAGTTATAGTTCTTCGCCATTTATGTCCGTTTCTCGCATTGACAATGAAAGTGGTATTGTCAATCAAGGTGATTTCTTAACACAACTTGCCAATGTGAGAAGTTATTCAGGCAAGATTACCGCGAATTTTGCGCAAAATTATAGTCGCATTCAACAATGGGTAGCATCGGGGGCGGATGTGAATGAATTGACTAACTTTGGTATTCATCCACAGATTATGTCTGGTATGGATGGGTTTCAAAATGTTCTCATGACAGGGTATTACTCCCCCGTGATTAAAGTGCGTGGATCAAAACAAGGTGAATTTAATCAGCCGATTTATGCTATGCCAACTAATAAACGTTTTAGTCGTGCACAAATTTATGCCGGTGCATTGGAAGGACAAGGCTTGGAATTAGCTTATAGTAACTCGATGATTGACAATTTCTTATTGGGTGTACAGGGTAGTGGTTATGTGGATTATGGTAATGGCCATTTACAATATTTAGCTTACGCTGGGCAAAACGGTTTTCCATATCAAGCCGTAGGGCGTTTATTAGTGGAAGATGGCGAAATTCCAAAAGAAAAAATGTCAGTACAAGCTATTCGTGATTGGGCAGCGCGTAATCCATCTCGCTTGCAAGGTTTGCTTGAACGTAATCCATCTTATGTGTTCTTCAAACACGATCCGTCGGGTAAAGTAAAAGGTGCGGCTGGTGTACCATTAGTACCTATGGCATCTGTCGCTTCCGATCGTAATCTTGTGCCGTTGGGTTCAGTATTATTAGTCGAAGTACCACAAATGGATAATGCGGGGAATTGGACCGGAGAGCATAAATTACACTTAATGGTCGCATTGGATGTCGGTGGGGCGGTAAACCAACATCACTTTGATTTGTATCGCGGTATTGGTGATCAAGCCGGACATATTTCAGGCTTGTCTAAGCATTATGGACGTGTTTGGGTATTACGTTAA